One stretch of Comamonas testosteroni DNA includes these proteins:
- a CDS encoding CidA/LrgA family protein: MLYALAVLFAFQLLGEFLARVTGLPLPGALIGILLLLLGLLFYKRLPKTLEDTAQVLLQNMMLLFIPVIAGVMLEFDHLRREWLPFVLACIAGAAITFTATALTFRFCLQRQRTRKPDDDSAAKQEPGA, encoded by the coding sequence ATGCTGTATGCGCTTGCTGTACTTTTCGCCTTTCAGCTACTGGGAGAGTTCCTGGCCCGCGTCACGGGCCTACCCCTGCCCGGTGCGCTGATCGGCATCCTGCTTTTGCTGCTGGGTCTGCTGTTTTACAAACGCCTACCCAAGACACTGGAAGATACTGCCCAGGTTCTGTTGCAGAACATGATGCTGCTTTTCATCCCCGTCATTGCGGGAGTGATGCTGGAATTCGACCACCTGCGCCGCGAATGGCTGCCGTTTGTGCTGGCCTGCATTGCCGGAGCTGCCATCACATTCACCGCAACCGCCCTCACCTTCCGCTTCTGCCTGCAGCGCCAGCGCACTCGCAAGCCGGATGACGATTCCGCCGCAAAGCAGGAGCCCGGCGCATGA
- a CDS encoding LrgB family protein produces the protein MSTPLLERLHTAWLSLAEGSPLPWLVLTMLVYMAAMAIYRKSGNRPMLIPVFTGVVVIVAILLLTGTPYETYRNGVSLLGLMIGPATVALAIPLYAQRERISQLWLPISVALLVGCLVALFSALGIAWAFGGSQATLIAVAPKSATIPIALPMAERFGGTPSLAAVAVAITGISGTMMAPLLCRVLRLKDPAVQGFAIGLTAHAIGTARAIQLNPTAAAFSALAMGLNGVATAVLMPLVLAITPWI, from the coding sequence ATGAGCACACCTTTGCTTGAACGCCTGCACACCGCCTGGCTGAGCCTGGCCGAAGGCTCGCCCCTGCCCTGGCTGGTGCTGACCATGCTGGTCTATATGGCGGCCATGGCCATCTACCGAAAAAGCGGCAACCGCCCCATGCTGATTCCGGTGTTTACCGGCGTGGTCGTCATCGTCGCGATTCTGTTGCTCACGGGCACGCCTTATGAAACCTATCGAAACGGCGTATCCCTGCTGGGTCTGATGATAGGCCCGGCCACCGTGGCCCTGGCGATCCCGCTGTACGCCCAGCGCGAGCGCATCAGTCAGCTGTGGTTGCCCATCAGTGTCGCGTTGCTGGTGGGCTGTCTGGTCGCTCTTTTTTCAGCGCTGGGCATTGCCTGGGCCTTTGGCGGCTCGCAAGCTACGCTGATCGCCGTGGCGCCCAAGTCGGCCACCATTCCCATCGCCCTGCCCATGGCCGAGCGCTTTGGCGGAACACCCTCGCTGGCCGCCGTGGCCGTGGCCATTACCGGCATCAGCGGCACCATGATGGCACCGCTGCTGTGCCGCGTCCTGCGTCTCAAGGATCCAGCGGTTCAGGGCTTTGCCATCGGACTTACGGCCCATGCGATTGGCACGGCACGCGCCATTCAGCTCAACCCCACGGCCGCAGCATTCTCCGCTTTGGCCATGGGCTTGAACGGCGTGGCAACGGCTGTACTGATGCCACTGGTGCTGGCGATTACCCCTTGGATCTAA
- a CDS encoding DMT family transporter, translating to MTSQTSSSLQVLASKPALAATSPSNAAGGNWRMVLAMALSGTIGLLVLESGLPVLWVVWLRCLLGGLGLAAWVLWSGQWSRPTWRESGWLLLGAAALIVNWLCLFRAYEYSGIAIATVVYHVQPFLLLLLAALLQGEPLPLSRLPWLVLALVGVGLSSGLIGLTDQQASQGQSLGIVLALLAAGLYAMATLATQRLRRLAPAQIAMLQMLVGALSLLPWVWELRAQALFSPKVWVAVLLLGLVHTAWMYTLMYTAFQRLQAQAIAGLSFIYPVMALLVDLLWFGAKPQPVQWLGMALILGALAAYRRSERKS from the coding sequence AGACCTCTTCCTCTTTGCAAGTGCTGGCTTCCAAACCAGCTTTGGCCGCCACCTCTCCGTCCAATGCAGCTGGCGGCAACTGGCGCATGGTGCTGGCCATGGCGCTTTCCGGAACCATTGGCCTGCTGGTGTTGGAGAGCGGCCTGCCTGTGCTGTGGGTGGTGTGGTTGCGTTGTCTGCTCGGCGGCCTCGGGCTGGCAGCCTGGGTGCTTTGGTCTGGCCAGTGGTCCAGGCCGACCTGGCGCGAGAGCGGCTGGCTCTTGCTAGGGGCGGCGGCGCTCATCGTCAATTGGCTGTGCCTGTTTCGTGCCTATGAATACAGCGGCATTGCCATTGCCACGGTGGTCTATCACGTACAGCCCTTCTTGCTGTTGCTGCTGGCGGCTCTGTTGCAGGGCGAGCCTCTGCCTCTCAGTCGGCTGCCATGGCTGGTATTGGCACTGGTAGGCGTAGGTTTGAGCAGCGGTCTGATCGGGCTGACTGACCAGCAGGCGTCGCAAGGGCAATCCCTGGGCATTGTGCTGGCACTGCTGGCCGCCGGTCTTTATGCCATGGCCACCCTGGCCACACAGCGGCTCAGGCGGCTTGCGCCGGCGCAGATTGCCATGCTGCAGATGCTGGTGGGGGCGCTGAGCTTGCTGCCCTGGGTGTGGGAGCTGCGCGCCCAGGCACTCTTCAGTCCCAAGGTCTGGGTTGCGGTGCTGTTGCTGGGCCTGGTGCATACGGCCTGGATGTACACGCTGATGTACACGGCATTTCAAAGACTTCAGGCGCAGGCGATCGCCGGCCTGTCCTTTATTTACCCCGTCATGGCTTTGCTGGTGGATTTGCTCTGGTTTGGTGCCAAGCCGCAGCCGGTGCAGTGGCTGGGGATGGCGCTGATTCTTGGGGCGCTTGCAGCCTACCGACGTAGCGAGCGTAAAAGTTAG